A genomic window from Etheostoma spectabile isolate EspeVRDwgs_2016 chromosome 13, UIUC_Espe_1.0, whole genome shotgun sequence includes:
- the LOC116700013 gene encoding multidrug and toxin extrusion protein 1, which translates to MEDLATKNAFRGVNGQSKTDESPSAATCSVDSCCGSCMKRMKFWVPVDYKTETVQFLKLAGPMLISQIMIFLIGFISMVFCGHLGKTELAGVALAIAVINVTGISIGSGLASACDTLISQTYGSGNLKHVGVILQRGVLILLLACFPCWAILINTQPILLAVRQSADVARLSQLYVKIFMPALPAAFMYQLQGKYLQNQGIMWPQVISGALGNVLNLIINYVFLYRLDLGVAGSAAANTISQYTLAVFLFVYICFRGLHKATWDGWSKDCLQEWGSFLRLAIPSMLMCCLDWWLYEIAGFLAGIISEVELGAESIVYELVVIAYMFPMGCSVAASVRVGNALGAGNTEQAKLSSKVSLICTFIVSCFIGVCLGVSKDVVGYIFTTEKDIIQRVADVMKIYCFIHVAEAIAAVTGGIVRGAGKPVVGAVCSLVGFYIIGFPIGVSLMFPVKMGIVGLWLGFFICVFLQSTFFIVFLCKLNWTKVTEEAQIRAGVHIVERNEIFGIENKALDSGEKPVQIGTSVSSSLSPMEVKLEVLGAGQQTSDGVVLSVRQLVVRRGLAVLLMVIILAVGVFISELLIRLLERDE; encoded by the exons ATGGAAGATTTAGCTACAAAAAACGCATTTAGAGGAGTAAATGGACAGTCCAAAACAGACGAATCACCTTCTGCGGCTACTTGCAGTGTTGACTCATGCTGCGGATCCTGCATGAAAAGAATGAAGTTCTGGGTACCTGTGGACTACAAGACTGAAACTGTTCAGTTTTTAAAACTGGCGGGACCCATG TTGATTTCACAGATTATGATCTTCCTGATTGGCTTCATCAGCATGGTGTTCTGCGGTCACCTGGGGAAAACAGAGCTGGCGGGGGTGGCGTTAGCGATAGCC GTAATAAATGTCACAGGTATTTCCATTGGCTCTGGTTTGGCATCCGCATGTGATACTCTCATATCTCAG ACTTATGGGAGTGGTAACCTAAAGCATGTAGGAGTGATACTCCAAAGGGGAGTTTTGATTCTGCTCTTAGCCTGTTTCCCCTGCTGGGCAATTCTAATTAACACTCAGCCTATTCTGCTGGCTGTCAGGCAGAGTGCAGATGTCGCCAG ACTTTCCCAGCTGTATGTGAAGATTTTTATGCCGGCTCTGCCA GCTGCATTCATGTACCAGCTGCAGGGGAAGTATCTTCAGAATCAG GGCATCATGTGGCCCCAGGTGATAtctggagccttggggaacgtTTTAAATCTAATAATAAACTACGTCTTCCTCTACCGTCTGGATCTGGGGGTCGC TGGATCTGCAGCTGCCAATACCATCTCACAGTATACTttggctgtgtttttgtttgtgtacatcTGCTTCAGGGGTCTGCACAAAGCTACATGGGATG GCTGGTCAAAGGACTGCCTACAGGAGTGGGGTTCATTCCTCCGCCTGGCCATCCCCAGCATGCTGATGTGTTGTCTGGATTGGTGGCTGTATGAGATCGCAGGGTTCCTGGCAGGCATCATCAGTGAGGTCGAGTTGGGAGCTGAGTCCATAGTTTATGAACTGGTTGTTATCGCTTATATG TTTCCAATGGGTTGCTCTGTGGCTGCCAGTGTTCGAGTTGGAAATGCTCTTGGTGCTGGGAACACAGAGCAAGCCAAGCTATCCAGCAAGGTCTCCCTCATCTGTACAT TTATTGTCTCATGTTTCATCGGAGTTTGTCTTGGTGTGTCTAAGGATGTGGTTGGTTACATTTTCACCACAGAAAA AGACATTATTCAGAGGGTGGCTGATGTCATGAAGATTTACTGTTTCATCCATGTCGCTGAGGCCATTGCT GCTGTGACCGGAGGTATTGTCAGGGGGGCAGGGAAGCCAGTGGTCGGTGCTGTATGTAGCTTGGTGGGTTTCTACATCATTGGGTTCCCCATTGGAGTGTCTTTGATGTTCCCTGTCAAAATGGGCATTGTAG GGTTGTGGTTGGGgtttttcatttgtgtttttctacagTCCACATTTTTTATAGTTTTCCTGTGTAAACTCAATTGGACAAAAGTCACTGAAGAG GCCCAGATAAGAGCCGGAGTCCACATTGTAGAGAGGAACGAGATCTTCGGGATAGAAAACAAAG CCCTGGATTCTGGTGAAAAACCGGTCCAAATTGGGACCAGTGTATCCAGTTCTTTGAGTCCAATGGAGGTGAAGTTGGAAGTGCTCGGTGCAGGTCAGCAGACATCAGATGGCGTGGTTCTGTCAGTCAGGCAGCTGGTGGTACGACGGGGCCTCGCTGTGCTGCTCATGGTCATCATCCTCGCTGTTGGCGTCTTCATCAGCGAGCTGCTCATCAGACTGCTCGAACGAGACGAGTGA